A window of Candidatus Purcelliella pentastirinorum contains these coding sequences:
- the glpK gene encoding glycerol kinase GlpK translates to MMKTNKKYIIALDQGTTSSRSVVINHNANIVAVSQREIKQIYPKPGWVEHDPMDIWNSQNNTLMEVLNHNNIRPEEIAAIGISNQRETTIIWDKKTGKPIYNAIVWQDPRTANYCNILKEKGLEKYIKKTHGLVINPYFSATKVKWILDNVKEAKNKAKNGDLLFGTVDSWLIWKMTHGKVHVTDYTNASRTMMFNIHTLEWDQYILDILDIPIEILPKLKSSSEIYGYTNINGDNNNPIPIAGIAGDQQAALYGQLCVYPGMAKNTYGTGCFMLMNTGKEAVTSNEGLLTTIACGPRGEVNYALEGAVFIGGAAIQWLRDEIKLIHDSSDSEYFAMKVKDNNGVYVVPAFTGLGAPYWDPYARGAIFGLTRGVNANHIIRATLESIAWQTCDVLVAMQNDAKTKLKSLRVDGGAVNNNFLMQFQSDILETCVERLKTTEVTSIGASWLAGLAVGFWNDLEELKSKVIIEHIFHPKMQKQKRKNMYKNWKKAIAYSRAWTK, encoded by the coding sequence ATAATGAAAACAAATAAGAAATATATTATAGCATTAGATCAAGGAACAACTAGCTCAAGATCAGTAGTCATTAATCATAATGCTAATATTGTTGCAGTTTCTCAGCGTGAAATAAAACAAATATATCCTAAACCAGGATGGGTAGAACATGATCCCATGGATATATGGAATTCACAAAATAATACATTAATGGAAGTTCTTAACCATAACAATATAAGACCAGAAGAAATAGCAGCTATAGGAATAAGTAATCAAAGAGAAACCACAATTATATGGGATAAAAAAACTGGTAAACCAATATATAATGCAATTGTATGGCAAGATCCAAGAACAGCTAATTATTGTAATATTCTAAAAGAAAAAGGATTAGAAAAATACATTAAAAAAACACATGGTTTAGTAATAAATCCTTATTTTTCTGCCACAAAAGTAAAATGGATTTTAGATAACGTAAAAGAAGCAAAAAATAAAGCTAAAAATGGAGATCTTTTATTCGGTACTGTAGATTCATGGTTAATTTGGAAAATGACACATGGTAAAGTTCATGTAACTGATTATACAAATGCATCACGTACTATGATGTTTAATATACATACTTTAGAATGGGATCAATATATATTAGATATTTTGGATATACCTATAGAAATATTACCAAAATTAAAATCTTCATCTGAAATATATGGATATACGAATATAAATGGTGATAATAATAATCCAATACCTATAGCAGGAATAGCTGGAGATCAGCAAGCAGCACTATATGGACAACTTTGCGTATACCCTGGTATGGCTAAGAATACATATGGAACAGGATGCTTTATGTTAATGAACACAGGAAAAGAAGCCGTAACATCAAATGAAGGTTTACTAACGACTATTGCATGTGGACCTAGAGGAGAAGTAAATTATGCATTAGAAGGAGCAGTATTTATAGGAGGAGCTGCTATACAATGGTTAAGAGACGAAATAAAATTAATACATGATTCATCTGACTCTGAATATTTTGCTATGAAAGTAAAAGATAATAATGGAGTATATGTAGTTCCTGCCTTTACTGGTTTAGGGGCGCCATATTGGGACCCATATGCAAGAGGAGCAATATTTGGATTAACAAGAGGGGTCAATGCAAATCACATAATCAGAGCAACATTAGAATCAATAGCGTGGCAAACATGTGATGTACTCGTAGCTATGCAAAATGATGCAAAAACAAAACTAAAATCTTTACGTGTAGATGGTGGTGCAGTAAATAACAATTTTTTAATGCAATTTCAATCAGATATATTAGAAACTTGTGTAGAAAGATTAAAAACAACAGAAGTAACATCTATTGGAGCATCTTGGTTAGCAGGATTAGCAGTTGGTTTTTGGAATGATCTAGAAGAATTAAAATCTAAAGTTATTATAGAACATATATTTCATCCTAAAATGCAAAAACAAAAAAGAAAAAATATGTACAAAAATTGGAAAAAAGCAATTGCATATTCTAGAGCATGG
- a CDS encoding MIP/aquaporin family protein, protein MNKKIDSNLRGRCIAEFLGTGLIIFFITGSCAALKLTGANFGQWEISIISGMGVTMAIYISNTISGSHLNPAVTIALWMHSYFKKRDVIPYILSQICGAFFATALIYCLYYNLFINFELKHHLIKGSKDWIYLASIFSTYPNSYINIYQAFVIETIITIIFMTIIMILTDNNYNENLSPLIIGLLIGVIGSSVGTLTSFALNPARDFAPKLFTWLIGWGNIVFTGGRKIPYFLIPIFGPILGANIGVFSYKKYIKPHLHKQE, encoded by the coding sequence ATGAACAAAAAAATAGATTCTAACTTAAGAGGAAGATGTATAGCAGAATTTTTAGGAACCGGGTTAATAATATTTTTTATTACAGGATCCTGTGCTGCATTAAAATTAACTGGAGCAAACTTTGGTCAATGGGAAATTAGTATAATTTCAGGAATGGGTGTAACAATGGCTATATATATAAGCAACACTATTTCTGGATCTCACTTAAATCCTGCAGTTACTATAGCATTATGGATGCATTCATATTTTAAAAAAAGAGATGTAATTCCCTATATTTTATCACAAATATGTGGAGCATTTTTTGCAACCGCATTAATTTATTGTTTATATTATAATCTATTTATTAATTTTGAACTCAAGCATCACTTAATAAAGGGCAGTAAAGATTGGATATATTTAGCTAGTATATTTTCCACATACCCAAACTCTTATATAAATATATATCAAGCATTTGTAATAGAAACAATAATAACCATAATATTTATGACTATAATAATGATATTAACTGACAATAATTATAATGAAAATTTATCTCCATTAATTATTGGATTACTAATAGGTGTAATAGGAAGTTCAGTAGGTACACTAACTAGTTTTGCTCTTAATCCAGCAAGAGATTTTGCACCAAAATTATTCACGTGGCTAATAGGATGGGGGAATATTGTTTTTACAGGAGGAAGAAAAATACCATATTTCTTAATACCAATATTTGGACCAATATTAGGTGCCAATATAGGAGTATTTAGTTATAAAAAATATATAAAACCTCATTTACATAAACAAGAATAA
- the hslU gene encoding HslU--HslV peptidase ATPase subunit, whose amino-acid sequence MSKMTPKKIVNKLDQFIIGQKNAKRAVAIALRNRWRRMQLNEELRTEVTPKNILMIGPTGVGKTEIARRLAKLADAPFIKVEATKFTEVGYVGKEVDSIIRDLTDTAAKMIKIQAIDKNKSRVETFAENRILDVLAPIDKNNWNQENIKQKSNIEKRRNYYKQLKEGKLNEEEIEINLTVPTMGIEIMAPPGMEEMTNQLQSMFQNISGQKKKTRKIKIKDAMKLLIEEEASKLINPEEIKKLAVDSVEQNGIVFIDEIDKICRRSEHSSSDVSREGVQRDLLPLVEGCTVATKHGMIKTDHILFITSGAFQTVSPSDLIPELQGRLPIRVELKALTVKDFQRILTEPSASITMQYIALMKTEEVNVKFTKKGIKKIAEAAWQVNESTENIGARRLHTVLEKLMEEISFNANDSKGETIIINAKYVSSHLDKLILNEDISRFIL is encoded by the coding sequence ATGTCTAAAATGACCCCAAAGAAAATAGTCAATAAATTAGATCAATTTATAATAGGACAAAAAAATGCAAAAAGAGCTGTAGCAATAGCACTACGCAATCGTTGGCGTCGTATGCAACTAAATGAAGAGCTTAGAACAGAGGTAACACCAAAAAATATATTAATGATAGGACCAACAGGAGTTGGAAAAACTGAAATTGCAAGAAGATTAGCAAAACTAGCAGATGCACCTTTTATAAAGGTAGAAGCAACAAAATTTACAGAAGTTGGTTATGTAGGTAAAGAAGTGGATTCAATTATTAGAGATTTAACAGATACAGCAGCTAAAATGATAAAAATACAAGCAATAGATAAAAATAAATCCAGAGTAGAAACATTTGCTGAAAATAGAATACTAGATGTACTAGCACCAATAGATAAAAATAATTGGAATCAAGAAAATATAAAACAAAAATCAAATATAGAAAAAAGAAGAAATTATTACAAACAACTAAAAGAAGGAAAACTAAATGAAGAAGAAATAGAAATAAATTTAACAGTACCAACAATGGGAATAGAAATAATGGCCCCTCCAGGTATGGAAGAAATGACAAACCAATTACAATCCATGTTTCAAAACATTAGTGGACAAAAGAAAAAAACGAGAAAAATAAAAATAAAAGATGCAATGAAATTATTAATAGAAGAAGAAGCATCTAAATTAATAAATCCAGAAGAAATTAAAAAATTAGCCGTAGATTCTGTAGAACAAAACGGTATCGTTTTTATAGACGAAATAGATAAAATATGCAGAAGAAGTGAACACTCATCATCAGATGTTTCAAGAGAAGGAGTACAAAGAGATTTATTACCATTAGTAGAAGGATGTACAGTTGCAACTAAACATGGTATGATAAAAACAGATCATATTTTATTTATTACTTCAGGAGCATTTCAAACAGTCAGTCCTTCAGATCTAATTCCCGAACTACAAGGAAGACTACCTATAAGAGTAGAATTAAAAGCTTTAACAGTAAAAGATTTTCAAAGAATTTTAACTGAACCTAGTGCATCTATTACAATGCAATACATAGCATTAATGAAAACTGAAGAAGTTAATGTCAAATTCACAAAAAAGGGTATTAAAAAAATTGCAGAAGCTGCATGGCAAGTAAATGAATCAACAGAAAATATTGGAGCACGTAGATTACATACTGTATTAGAAAAACTCATGGAAGAAATTTCTTTTAATGCAAACGATAGTAAAGGTGAAACTATAATAATAAATGCTAAATATGTTTCTTCACATTTAGATAAATTAATTTTAAATGAAGATATAAGTAGATTTATACTTTAA
- the hslV gene encoding ATP-dependent protease subunit HslV — MTTIISVSRQGQVVIGGDGQATTGNIIMKNNVNKVRTIYHNKILVGFAGSTSDAFTLFELFEHKLEKYQGKLIKSAIELSKDWRTDKLLRKLDAQLIVADKKNSLIVSGHGDIIKPENKNKLITIGSGGPYAQAAAKVLLEYTSLTAYEIVEKSLSIAAEICIYTNNKFTFKML, encoded by the coding sequence TTGACAACAATAATAAGTGTAAGTCGTCAAGGTCAAGTAGTAATTGGAGGCGATGGCCAAGCAACTACAGGTAATATTATTATGAAAAACAATGTAAACAAAGTAAGAACAATATATCATAATAAAATTTTAGTTGGTTTTGCTGGAAGTACATCAGATGCTTTTACACTATTTGAATTATTTGAACATAAATTAGAAAAATATCAAGGAAAATTAATAAAATCAGCAATTGAATTATCAAAAGATTGGAGAACTGACAAATTATTAAGAAAATTAGATGCTCAACTAATAGTGGCTGATAAAAAAAATTCACTCATTGTTAGTGGTCATGGTGATATAATTAAACCAGAAAATAAAAATAAATTAATTACAATAGGTTCAGGTGGGCCATATGCACAAGCTGCTGCAAAAGTATTATTAGAATACACATCCTTAACAGCATATGAAATTGTAGAAAAATCTTTATCTATAGCTGCAGAAATATGTATATATACTAATAATAAATTTACTTTTAAAATGTTATAA
- the rpmE gene encoding 50S ribosomal protein L31 → MNKNIHPSYNSIVATCSCGNIINIKSTIKKDIFLDVCSLCHPFYTGQRKIMDTRGRVEKFSKKFNRIGF, encoded by the coding sequence ATGAATAAAAATATTCATCCTTCGTATAATAGTATAGTGGCTACTTGTTCATGTGGTAATATCATTAATATAAAGTCAACTATAAAAAAGGATATTTTTTTAGATGTTTGTTCTTTATGTCATCCTTTTTATACCGGACAACGTAAAATAATGGATACCAGAGGTAGAGTAGAAAAATTTAGTAAAAAGTTTAATAGAATTGGGTTTTAA
- the bamD gene encoding outer membrane protein assembly factor BamD yields MKKKYIKIIFLLLINLIQNKTIAYSYITQKKEIKNNIYYYNEYIKTQKLLKQKKYENAINKLKKIDQRYYKEIYTKQIKINLIYAYYKNKKLNKAKSTIEKFLKLYPKYENKDYLIYMNGIINMEISYKKFNNFFILNTDEKDMSLMKISEKNFLNIIKKYPNSIYKKDSEKRLIYIKNQLSKNELLITKFYFKKKKWKIVINRIKHMIYNYPDTKYTKDALKLMHYALTKKKLLKETNLIKKIIDINK; encoded by the coding sequence ATGAAAAAAAAATATATAAAAATAATATTTTTACTATTAATAAATCTAATACAAAACAAAACAATTGCGTATTCTTATATAACACAAAAAAAAGAAATAAAAAATAATATATATTATTATAATGAATATATAAAAACACAAAAACTTTTAAAACAAAAAAAATATGAAAATGCTATAAATAAATTAAAAAAAATAGATCAAAGATATTATAAAGAAATATACACAAAACAAATCAAAATAAATCTAATTTATGCATATTATAAAAATAAAAAATTAAATAAAGCAAAATCAACTATAGAAAAATTTTTAAAATTATACCCAAAATATGAAAATAAAGATTATCTGATCTATATGAACGGAATAATAAATATGGAAATATCATATAAAAAATTCAATAATTTTTTTATATTAAATACAGATGAAAAAGATATGTCATTAATGAAAATATCTGAAAAAAACTTTTTAAATATTATAAAAAAATACCCAAATAGTATATATAAAAAAGATTCAGAAAAAAGATTAATTTATATTAAAAACCAATTATCAAAAAATGAATTATTAATTACAAAATTTTATTTCAAAAAAAAAAAATGGAAAATTGTAATTAATAGAATAAAACATATGATCTATAATTACCCTGATACTAAATACACAAAAGACGCACTAAAATTAATGCATTATGCATTAACAAAAAAAAAATTATTAAAAGAAACAAATTTAATTAAAAAAATAATAGATATAAATAAATAA
- a CDS encoding RluA family pseudouridine synthase, protein MFYIKLKGIVSENQCGKRLDLILVDLFPNYTRSCVKKWILNGYVFVDNILINKPKMIIKKCVKILVNFKYISKRIDLPEYIFLDIVYEDNLIIVINKQSNLIVHPNHNSNGGTILNGLLYYFPDINVVPRCGIIHRLDKNTTGLMVVAKTLYSYLMLSNELKNRKFIKEYEAIVFGDLINDGTIIKPIKRHKIKRVCMMVSDDGKEAITHYSIISKYIYCTHVRILLETGRTHQIRVHMSYISHPLIGDILYGKKKYLSGKKHIIINNELRSFSRQALHATRLFFKHPIGNIYINCFSPLPSDMSRLLSFLSDYKITNDF, encoded by the coding sequence ATGTTTTATATTAAGCTTAAAGGAATAGTTTCAGAAAATCAATGCGGGAAAAGATTAGATTTAATTTTGGTTGATTTATTTCCTAATTATACACGTTCTTGTGTTAAGAAATGGATACTTAATGGTTATGTTTTTGTTGATAATATTTTAATTAATAAACCTAAAATGATTATTAAAAAATGTGTAAAAATTTTAGTTAATTTTAAATATATATCAAAAAGAATAGATTTACCTGAATATATTTTTTTAGATATTGTTTATGAAGATAATTTAATTATTGTTATAAATAAGCAATCTAATTTAATTGTTCATCCTAATCATAATAGTAATGGTGGTACTATTTTGAATGGTTTATTGTATTATTTTCCAGATATTAATGTTGTTCCTCGTTGTGGTATAATTCATAGATTGGATAAAAATACAACAGGTTTAATGGTAGTGGCTAAAACATTATATTCTTATTTAATGTTATCTAATGAGTTAAAAAATCGTAAATTTATTAAGGAATATGAGGCTATTGTTTTTGGTGATTTAATTAATGATGGAACAATTATTAAACCTATAAAACGTCATAAAATTAAAAGAGTTTGTATGATGGTTAGTGATGATGGTAAGGAAGCAATTACTCATTATAGTATAATATCAAAATATATTTATTGTACTCATGTAAGAATTTTATTAGAAACTGGTCGTACTCATCAAATTCGTGTACATATGTCTTATATTTCTCATCCATTGATAGGAGATATTTTATATGGAAAAAAAAAATATTTATCTGGTAAAAAACACATCATTATAAATAATGAATTACGTAGTTTTTCTAGGCAAGCTTTGCATGCTACTAGATTATTTTTTAAGCATCCTATTGGCAATATTTATATTAATTGTTTTTCTCCTTTACCTTCGGATATGAGTAGATTACTTTCTTTTTTATCTGATTATAAGATTACTAATGATTTTTAA
- a CDS encoding cupin domain-containing protein yields MKLISRRNFMKLAASGAIAISTTNKINAKSLLSDLNTPRGGSDPGPHNELRDQENPDIINPPLTDKGTLPNLRFSFSDSHIRNESGGWTRQITQRELTVSKTISGVNMRLNTGGIRELHWHKEAEWAYMLYGNAQITAMDTNGKFFIDNIKTDDLWYFPPGIPHSIQGLIPDGCEFILAFDNGNFDEDSTFLLSDWFKHTPTDILSKNFQISKKNFNILPKPEEKYIFQGTKNKIKYNINKKYISKKKFSYKMSVKKAIKFKKGKIKIADTSNFKISKNISAALVELKKGAIRELHWHPNNDEWQYYIIGKAKMGVFASSDTARTFDMKAGDVGYIPFAMGHYIENIGNETLKFLEIFKSSYYADISLKQWLSLTPEQLIQDHLNLNSNFKKSLNKEKTPII; encoded by the coding sequence AAATAAATGCTAAATCGTTATTATCTGATCTAAATACACCAAGAGGAGGAAGTGACCCTGGTCCACATAATGAGTTAAGAGATCAAGAAAATCCAGATATTATAAATCCACCATTAACAGACAAGGGTACTCTTCCAAATTTAAGATTTTCATTTAGCGATTCTCACATTCGAAATGAAAGTGGAGGATGGACTAGACAAATTACACAAAGAGAATTAACTGTATCAAAAACAATATCAGGTGTAAATATGCGTCTTAATACAGGAGGTATTAGAGAATTACATTGGCATAAAGAAGCAGAATGGGCATATATGTTATATGGAAATGCACAGATAACAGCAATGGATACAAATGGAAAATTTTTTATAGACAATATAAAAACAGATGATTTATGGTATTTTCCACCAGGAATTCCACATTCTATACAAGGATTAATTCCAGATGGTTGTGAATTTATACTAGCTTTTGATAATGGTAATTTCGATGAAGATAGTACATTTCTCTTAAGTGATTGGTTTAAACATACACCCACAGATATATTATCTAAAAATTTTCAAATATCAAAAAAAAATTTTAATATTTTACCAAAACCAGAAGAAAAATATATTTTTCAAGGAACAAAAAATAAAATCAAATACAATATTAACAAAAAATATATTTCCAAAAAAAAATTTAGCTATAAAATGTCAGTAAAAAAAGCAATAAAATTTAAAAAAGGAAAAATAAAAATAGCTGATACATCTAATTTTAAAATTTCAAAAAACATATCAGCTGCATTAGTAGAATTAAAAAAAGGAGCAATAAGAGAATTACACTGGCATCCAAATAATGATGAATGGCAATACTATATAATAGGAAAGGCAAAAATGGGAGTTTTTGCATCTTCTGATACAGCTAGAACATTTGATATGAAAGCTGGTGATGTTGGATATATACCATTTGCTATGGGACATTATATAGAAAATATAGGTAATGAAACATTAAAATTTCTAGAAATATTTAAAAGTTCATATTATGCAGATATATCTTTAAAACAATGGTTATCATTAACACCAGAACAACTGATACAAGATCATTTAAATTTAAATTCAAATTTTAAAAAATCATTAAATAAAGAAAAAACACCAATTATATAA